In the genome of Halorubrum sp. CBA1229, the window GGCTTAGTCGGCCCATCTACCTCCCACCTCGGGCAACTCACTGGGGCCACCGATTACGGCTTGACGTGGGGGCGCTCACTAGGCTGGAGCCCCGTTCTACTCTACACTGGGAATATAATTACAGCTACAATCATACCCTATCAAGCAGTCGGCCTGTTCGCAATGGCATATCTTGTATATGACGCAGTACTGAGCTTTTCTCAGTCAGCGGTTGGGGGCGTTATAGGAATCGTGGCGTGTCCGGCCTGCGTCAGCCCAATCGTGCTAGCACTTGTGGGCGGAGTGGGTGGCACTACAACGACAATATTGTTCGGTACCTATGGATATGAATTTGCGACAGTCCTATTTCTTTTAGGGCTAGCTATTCTCTATCATCGAAATCGGCTTGCGATAGTAGTCTCGCAGTTACAGGGGAGCTAACTCGATCGAATACGTTCTACCCACTTTGCGCCAGCGTTACAACGGTTAGCTGGGAGAATATTGACGGGTCGTGGGACACACAGAGGGGATAGACAGCCACACTGAACTGTTCGTATCTATCGAAACTGGTACAGTAATGACTCGCGAACACCAGATAATGAATGGTAGCTATTCCGGACTGAGGTGGAGTATATGAATAAACGGCGAGCGGACTTCCTCGCCAGTCTCCTTGTCACTGCTGTCCTCCTCATCGGCAGTGCGCTCGGTTGGCAAGCCTACCAGCAAAAACAATCCATCGAGCAAATGGGGTCGATGATGGGAATGGATTCATCGGTAGGGGCGATGCATGGGACGAACCCCATCTGGTACATCGGTGGGACTCTTCTCGTCTCAGCGGTCATTATTGGGGGATATCTTTTGATTCGGAACGACCTCACTAACACAGCTGTACCCGACGACACGCAGGCCAAGACGGAGAGTCAAACTGTTTCCGAGACGGATAACTCGCCCGAGGAAGCGGCCCAATCGAGCGGCGTTATCAATCCAGAATCTCAACCGCAGGCACGTGTGTTGGACCTGCTGCCCGATGACGAACGTCGTATCCTCGAGCCAGTCCTCTCCTCACCCGGCATCACCCAGATCGAATTGCGGGACCGATCGAACTTCTCGAAGAGCAAGGTGAGTCAGACAGTAAGTGCCCTCGAGAAACGTGGGCTGTTGTATCGTGAACGCCAGGGGCGAACGTATCGTATCTATCCAAGTGATGATTTACAGGAGAATCAGGCATAGTAACTACCCTGCTACGCAGTCGTTACTCGCTTTTGCTCGCACGTTGAGGACGGAACTCGCGCCTTCCATGGAGGAAATGACCTACTATCTTGGGGCAGTTGCCCCTCCACCCACGGACATTCGCCTTGTTTGACGGTCGAAACTTGGTGATCAGCAGTTCCCGCCCAATAGGGTGACTTATCAGACACTCTCCAGCCACGAGCCTCCTTTTTATATTGGACTGAGATAAGAAACTGTGGGTTCGCCCAAGCGACCCATTCGGTATCGTGCTAAAGCAGTGGCCCATCCGCCGCTCTGAGCCTTCAGAACGTTCAGAACTGCTCAGGCCGGTCGGTATCTCGACTTTGGATTGTTAAGAGCAAAGTGCTTGATTTATCGCCCCGTACATTAGATGCGGGGTGAAACCGAATGGCAACTGATCCCGTCTGTGGAATGGACGTCGACGAAACCGATGCAGCGGCTACTGCCGAGTACGATGGTCAGACGTACTACTTCTGTGCCGAAGGATGCAAGGACACGTTCACCTCGGCACCGGAGGAATACGTCTAAACGTCACAACCACCGAGAAAGCCCCGCGTCTGGCGTCGTAGCTTCCCCCTCAACCCACCCCCCTTTCCCCACCCCCGGTTCATCTTTCAATGACACAAAATGCGATTGACGACACGGATCGTGAGATCCTCCGACTCCTCGAGGAG includes:
- a CDS encoding MarR family transcriptional regulator — encoded protein: MNKRRADFLASLLVTAVLLIGSALGWQAYQQKQSIEQMGSMMGMDSSVGAMHGTNPIWYIGGTLLVSAVIIGGYLLIRNDLTNTAVPDDTQAKTESQTVSETDNSPEEAAQSSGVINPESQPQARVLDLLPDDERRILEPVLSSPGITQIELRDRSNFSKSKVSQTVSALEKRGLLYRERQGRTYRIYPSDDLQENQA
- a CDS encoding YHS domain-containing protein; this translates as MATDPVCGMDVDETDAAATAEYDGQTYYFCAEGCKDTFTSAPEEYV